Proteins from a genomic interval of Chanodichthys erythropterus isolate Z2021 chromosome 6, ASM2448905v1, whole genome shotgun sequence:
- the smim7 gene encoding small integral membrane protein 7 produces the protein MIGDILILGTLLMNAGAVLNFKLKKRETQSQGFGDESGSSSTGDNIREFLLSLRYFRIFIALWNIFMMFCMILLFGS, from the exons ATGATCGGAGATATTCTAATTTTGGG CACTCTGCTCATGAACGCTGGCGCTGTGCTTAACTTTAAACT AAAGAAGAGGGAAACACAGTCTCAAGGCTTTGGCGATGAGTCTGGATCATCCAGCACTG GTGACAACATCAGAGAGTTTTTGCTGAGTCTACGGTACTTTCGCATATTCATTGCCCTTTGGAACATTTTCATGATGTTTTGCATGATTTT GTTATTTGGATCATAA